A section of the Streptococcus oriscaviae genome encodes:
- a CDS encoding ArsR/SmtB family transcription factor gives MKLDYRDYRSEIVEKFFIPLIVKEREEPFEADFSQKEKDILKDALDIRDEIEEKLADFRQEVNEVFLWGHIFNSLHSLYFYLLNGGQDPKTVGEACQLILALSQEEVEEAMRTMLASENDGHREKDLSLMELLEKTDKKPAEKWYWSLAIRNPLETVRRSVNLLYKLLPIYQPYFEEARTERETFAREFDIEKLYRESKQLAMTSLDALKIENAQFFVLSPWCFWFAYYGNEQFDNMKVALLASCRIDQILLSNEELDIDDLTNALKVISDSTRYQVLVELTKPHAKSKDIAERLAITGAAVSFHTQKLINGDLLLFNTKDSDVKYSVNRDLLKQVIVKLQDDFDLE, from the coding sequence ATGAAATTAGATTACCGTGATTATCGAAGTGAGATTGTTGAGAAGTTTTTCATTCCCTTGATTGTCAAGGAGCGTGAAGAGCCGTTTGAGGCGGATTTTTCACAGAAAGAAAAAGACATACTCAAAGATGCCTTGGACATTCGTGATGAGATTGAGGAAAAGCTAGCTGATTTCCGTCAGGAAGTCAACGAGGTCTTTCTCTGGGGCCATATCTTTAATAGTTTGCATAGTCTTTACTTCTATCTCTTGAATGGTGGACAGGATCCAAAGACGGTTGGGGAAGCCTGCCAGCTAATCCTGGCCTTGTCGCAGGAAGAAGTTGAAGAGGCCATGCGAACCATGTTGGCGTCAGAAAATGACGGTCATCGTGAGAAGGACCTCAGCCTCATGGAACTCTTGGAAAAGACGGACAAAAAGCCAGCGGAAAAATGGTATTGGTCGCTAGCCATTCGCAACCCTTTAGAAACTGTTCGGCGTTCTGTCAATCTCTTGTATAAGTTGCTTCCAATCTATCAGCCCTATTTTGAAGAGGCAAGAACGGAGCGAGAAACCTTTGCTAGAGAGTTTGATATTGAAAAACTCTACAGAGAATCCAAGCAGTTAGCTATGACTAGCTTGGATGCTTTGAAGATAGAGAATGCCCAATTCTTTGTCCTCAGTCCATGGTGTTTTTGGTTTGCTTATTACGGCAATGAGCAGTTTGACAATATGAAGGTTGCGCTTCTTGCTTCCTGTCGGATTGACCAGATTTTGCTGTCCAATGAGGAGTTAGATATAGATGACTTGACTAATGCCCTCAAGGTTATCAGCGATAGTACGCGTTATCAGGTCTTGGTGGAACTGACCAAGCCTCATGCCAAGAGCAAGGACATTGCCGAACGACTGGCTATCACAGGGGCAGCTGTGTCTTTCCACACACAAAAACTGATTAACGGCGACTTGCTTCTTTTTAACACGAAAGATAGTGATGTCAAGTACAGTGTCAATCGCGACTTGCTCAAACAGGTGATTGTAAAACTACAGGATGATTTTGATTTGGAGTAA
- a CDS encoding MFS transporter, whose product MKKIVNNKLFLSSFVADLISNFGDVLYYLALMNYVLLLPDTKFALAMITASETLPILTGLFIGIWADRTKNKLDTILATLVVRVGLYVVVGLLMGFAPALWIVAVVCVLNFLSDLAGQYENGLYMPVSLRVVAAEDRETATAFKVTVKSLLQIAFQASGAILIGFMSYQNLAFFNAGTFLASLAIMATLRPALAKLLKENPIQQVEQTETGTGIVKGIRQSIKESYQAIQNIPVLKASIVTIASLNAIFTALSPLVILNMKEFSGFVIVNTGTTIALISILFSVGSILGSSVGIALFKNVSLLNLLKFSTLMPVLLFSGFFLHNIYVVLAVLFVTAVTLGIFNPKMNALVLNELPEDKLATVGGGIDSFCQIGMVAGQALVALMVTLLSATSISLIFLLLSVGLLGYTVITGHKPKKEFVQG is encoded by the coding sequence ATGAAAAAAATAGTCAACAATAAATTGTTTCTTTCTAGCTTTGTGGCAGACTTGATTTCCAATTTTGGAGATGTCCTTTACTATCTGGCTTTGATGAACTATGTCTTGCTTTTGCCAGACACCAAGTTTGCCTTGGCCATGATTACCGCTTCTGAAACCCTGCCGATTTTAACGGGGCTCTTCATCGGAATTTGGGCAGATAGGACTAAAAATAAATTGGATACCATTCTAGCAACTCTGGTGGTTCGTGTAGGACTGTATGTGGTAGTTGGCTTATTGATGGGATTTGCGCCGGCACTCTGGATTGTAGCAGTGGTCTGCGTCCTCAACTTCCTGTCTGACTTGGCTGGTCAGTACGAAAACGGCCTCTATATGCCAGTCAGTCTTCGGGTGGTAGCGGCAGAAGACCGTGAAACAGCCACGGCTTTTAAGGTGACGGTCAAAAGTCTTTTACAGATTGCTTTCCAAGCCAGCGGTGCTATCCTAATCGGCTTCATGTCTTACCAGAATCTTGCCTTCTTTAACGCAGGAACCTTCTTGGCCAGCCTTGCGATTATGGCAACTCTCCGTCCCGCCCTTGCCAAGCTTTTGAAGGAAAATCCGATTCAGCAGGTTGAGCAAACGGAAACAGGGACTGGTATTGTCAAGGGGATTCGTCAGAGTATCAAAGAATCCTATCAAGCCATTCAAAATATCCCTGTGCTCAAGGCTTCTATTGTTACCATCGCTAGCTTGAATGCGATTTTTACCGCCCTCTCGCCCTTGGTGATTCTTAATATGAAGGAGTTTTCAGGTTTTGTCATTGTTAATACTGGAACTACGATTGCTCTTATTTCCATTCTCTTTTCAGTTGGTAGTATTCTTGGCTCAAGTGTGGGGATAGCTCTGTTCAAAAACGTCAGCTTGCTCAATCTCCTCAAGTTTTCTACCCTTATGCCTGTCTTGCTGTTTTCAGGTTTCTTCCTTCACAATATCTACGTGGTATTAGCAGTTCTTTTTGTGACTGCTGTGACCTTGGGCATTTTTAATCCCAAAATGAACGCCTTGGTGTTAAACGAACTGCCAGAGGATAAGTTGGCAACTGTTGGTGGTGGTATTGATTCTTTCTGCCAGATTGGTATGGTAGCTGGACAAGCCCTGGTTGCTCTTATGGTGACTCTTCTTTCTGCGACAAGTATTTCCCTGATCTTCCTCTTGCTTTCTGTGGGATTGTTGGGCTATACTGTTATTACAGGACATAAACCTAAAAAAGAGTTCGTTCAAGGTTAG
- a CDS encoding DUF1846 domain-containing protein has translation MKQIAFDSNKYLNLQRDHILDRIAQFEGKLYMEFGGKMLEDFHAARVLPGYEPDNKIKLLKELKEQVEIVITINASNIEHSKARGDLGISYDQEVFRLIDTFNDIDIYVGSVVITQYAGQPAADAFRKQLEKHGIKSYLHYPIKGYPSDINHIISPEGMGKNDYIETSRNLVVVTAPGPGSGKLATCISQLYHDQLHGITSGYAKFETFPVWNLPLHHPVNLAYEAATADLDDLNMIDPFHLQTYGKTAVNYNRDIEVFPVLNRTFERILNKSPYASPTDMGVNMVGYSIINEEAAIEASKQEIIRRYYQTLVDFKAERVSEQAVKKIELLMNEVGVTPADRKVALVARQKAELTGQPALALELPNGEIVTGKTSDLFGPSAAVLINAIKKLANIAKETHLIEPEYVRPIQNLKINHLGNRNPRLHSSELLIALAITAMNKTEADIAMKELGNLKGSEAHSTVTLPEEDKNVLRKLGINVTFDPIYQHNKFYHKH, from the coding sequence ATGAAACAGATTGCTTTTGATTCAAATAAATATTTGAACCTACAACGCGACCATATCTTGGATCGTATCGCCCAATTTGAAGGTAAACTTTACATGGAATTTGGCGGAAAAATGCTAGAGGACTTCCATGCCGCTCGTGTCCTTCCTGGTTATGAGCCTGATAATAAGATTAAACTCCTTAAAGAATTGAAAGAACAGGTTGAGATTGTCATCACCATCAACGCTAGCAATATCGAGCATTCTAAGGCGCGTGGCGATTTGGGTATTTCCTACGACCAAGAAGTCTTTCGCTTGATTGATACCTTCAACGATATTGACATCTATGTTGGTTCTGTTGTCATCACCCAGTATGCCGGTCAACCAGCCGCCGATGCCTTTCGCAAGCAGCTGGAAAAGCACGGTATCAAATCCTACCTCCACTACCCTATCAAGGGCTACCCATCTGACATCAACCACATCATCTCGCCAGAAGGTATGGGAAAAAATGACTACATCGAAACCAGCCGCAATTTAGTTGTCGTAACCGCTCCTGGCCCAGGTTCTGGCAAGCTTGCCACCTGTATCTCCCAGCTCTACCACGATCAACTCCACGGAATTACTTCTGGCTATGCCAAGTTTGAAACCTTCCCAGTCTGGAATTTGCCACTCCACCATCCTGTCAATCTAGCCTACGAGGCAGCAACTGCTGATCTTGACGACCTGAATATGATTGACCCCTTCCACCTCCAAACCTATGGAAAAACCGCCGTCAACTACAACCGCGACATTGAAGTCTTTCCAGTTCTCAACCGTACCTTCGAACGCATCTTAAATAAATCTCCATATGCTTCGCCGACAGATATGGGCGTTAACATGGTAGGTTATTCTATCATCAACGAAGAAGCCGCCATCGAAGCTTCTAAGCAAGAAATCATCCGCCGCTACTATCAGACCTTGGTTGACTTCAAGGCTGAGCGTGTTAGCGAGCAGGCTGTGAAAAAAATTGAACTCCTGATGAACGAAGTCGGGGTTACTCCTGCTGATCGCAAGGTTGCACTTGTGGCACGACAAAAGGCAGAGCTAACAGGACAGCCCGCTCTTGCCCTAGAGTTACCAAATGGTGAGATTGTCACCGGTAAAACCTCCGACCTCTTTGGTCCTTCTGCTGCAGTCCTTATCAATGCGATTAAAAAATTGGCCAACATCGCAAAGGAAACCCATTTGATTGAACCAGAGTATGTCCGACCAATTCAAAATCTCAAAATCAATCACCTCGGCAACCGCAACCCTAGACTCCATTCTAGCGAATTACTGATTGCTCTGGCTATTACCGCTATGAATAAAACCGAAGCAGATATTGCCATGAAAGAACTAGGAAATCTCAAGGGAAGCGAAGCCCACTCTACTGTCACGCTTCCTGAAGAAGATAAGAACGTTCTCCGTAAACTGGGAATCAACGTCACCTTTGATCCCATCTACCAACACAACAAGTTTTATCACAAACACTAA
- a CDS encoding NADP-dependent glyceraldehyde-3-phosphate dehydrogenase, which produces MKDYQNYVNGQWVSSAKTLTIYSPINDEKLGTVPAMSQEEVDVAMAAARKALPAWRALSAYERAQYLHKAADILEERKDQIGEILAKEVSKDIKASISEVDRSAHLIRYAAEEGLRVYGSSLEGGTYEPAAKSKISLIRREPVGVVLAIAPYNYPVNLSASKIAPALIGGNVVMFKPPTQGSISGLLLAQAFAEAGLPAGVFNTITGRGSEIGDYIIEHPEVNFINFTGSTPIGQKVGKLAGIRPIMLELGGKDAAVVLEDADLDHTAKEIVSGAFSYSGQRCTAIKRVLVMDAVADQLAAKLQAEVEKLTVGDPFENKDITPVIDESSALFIEGLVQDAQKKGAVELTPYKREKNLIWPTLLDHVTTDMEIAWEEPFGPVLPIIRVSSLDEALTICNQSEYGLQSSIFTSNYPLAFDFASKLEVGTVHINSKTQRGPDNFPFLGVKGSGAGVQGIKYSIEAMTKVKSVVFDIQ; this is translated from the coding sequence TTGAAAGACTATCAAAACTATGTAAATGGTCAATGGGTAAGCTCTGCCAAAACCCTCACAATTTATTCGCCAATAAATGATGAAAAACTAGGGACAGTTCCTGCTATGTCACAGGAAGAAGTCGATGTGGCCATGGCAGCAGCACGCAAGGCGCTCCCTGCTTGGCGGGCTTTGTCAGCATATGAACGGGCCCAGTATTTGCACAAGGCAGCGGATATCTTAGAAGAGCGCAAGGATCAAATCGGTGAAATCTTAGCCAAGGAAGTGTCCAAAGACATCAAGGCTTCCATCAGCGAGGTCGACCGTTCAGCCCACTTGATTCGCTATGCTGCGGAAGAAGGCCTTCGGGTCTACGGTTCTTCCTTGGAAGGTGGTACTTATGAACCAGCTGCCAAATCAAAAATTTCCTTGATTCGTCGGGAACCAGTTGGTGTGGTCTTGGCTATTGCCCCCTACAACTATCCTGTCAATCTGTCCGCATCCAAAATTGCCCCAGCCCTTATCGGGGGAAATGTGGTTATGTTTAAGCCGCCAACGCAAGGATCTATCTCAGGCTTACTTTTGGCTCAGGCCTTTGCGGAAGCCGGCTTGCCAGCAGGTGTCTTCAATACTATCACGGGCCGTGGTTCTGAGATTGGGGACTATATCATCGAGCATCCGGAAGTGAACTTTATCAACTTTACAGGCTCAACACCGATCGGTCAAAAGGTCGGAAAATTGGCCGGTATTCGTCCCATCATGTTGGAGTTGGGTGGTAAGGACGCAGCTGTGGTCCTTGAGGATGCTGACCTAGACCATACGGCCAAGGAAATTGTCAGCGGTGCCTTCAGTTATTCTGGTCAGCGCTGTACAGCCATCAAGCGGGTCTTGGTCATGGATGCTGTTGCAGACCAGCTGGCTGCCAAATTACAGGCTGAGGTCGAAAAATTGACAGTTGGTGATCCATTTGAAAACAAGGACATCACACCAGTCATTGATGAAAGTTCTGCCCTCTTTATCGAAGGCTTGGTTCAGGATGCTCAGAAAAAAGGAGCAGTAGAATTAACTCCTTACAAGCGGGAGAAAAATCTCATCTGGCCAACCCTTTTGGACCATGTGACAACAGACATGGAAATTGCCTGGGAAGAGCCATTTGGTCCAGTCCTGCCGATTATTCGCGTCAGCTCACTGGATGAGGCCTTGACCATCTGCAACCAGTCAGAATACGGTCTTCAATCTTCCATTTTTACTAGCAATTACCCACTAGCCTTTGATTTTGCTTCTAAATTGGAAGTGGGTACGGTGCATATCAATTCCAAAACCCAACGCGGCCCAGACAACTTCCCATTCTTGGGAGTCAAAGGTTCTGGTGCGGGTGTACAAGGTATTAAGTACAGTATTGAAGCCATGACCAAGGTCAAATCCGTCGTTTTTGATATTCAATAA
- the ptsP gene encoding phosphoenolpyruvate--protein phosphotransferase, with protein sequence MTEMLKGIAASDGVAVAKAYLLVQPDLSFETVTVEDTNAEEARLDAALEASQNELSVIRENAVASLGEEAAAVFDAHLMVLADPEMIGQIKETIRAKKANAETGLTEVTDMFIAIFEGMEDNPYMQERAADIRDVTKRVLAHLLGVRLPNPATISEESIVIAHDLTPSDTAQLNKKYVKAFVTNIGGRTSHSAIMARTLEIAAVLGTNNITEIVKDGDVLAVNGITGDVIIHPTEEQIAEFKAAGEAYAKQKAEWALLKDAQTVTADGKHFELAANIGTPKDVEGVNDNGAEAVGLYRTEFLYMDSQDFPTEDEQYEAYKAVLEGMNGKPVVVRTMDIGGDKELPYFDLPHEMNPFLGFRALRISISETGNQMFRTQLRALLRSSVHGKLRIMFPMVALLTEFRAAKAILEEEKAKLLAEGVAVADDIQVGIMIEIPAAAMLADQFAKEVDFFSIGTNDLIQYTMAADRMNEQVSYLYQPYNPSILRLINNVIKAAHAEGKWAGMCGEMAGDQQAVPLLVGMGLDEFSMSATSVLRTRSLMKTLDTAKMQEYAHRALTECATAEEVLELQKEYVSFD encoded by the coding sequence ATGACAGAAATGCTTAAAGGAATTGCAGCATCTGATGGTGTTGCCGTTGCTAAGGCATATCTACTCGTTCAGCCGGATTTGTCATTTGAAACTGTGACAGTGGAAGATACAAATGCAGAAGAAGCTCGTTTGGATGCCGCTCTCGAAGCATCGCAGAACGAGCTTTCTGTTATCCGTGAAAATGCAGTAGCAAGCCTTGGTGAGGAAGCAGCAGCCGTATTTGATGCTCACTTAATGGTACTTGCTGACCCAGAAATGATCGGTCAGATTAAAGAAACAATTCGTGCAAAGAAAGCCAATGCAGAAACTGGTTTGACAGAAGTAACGGATATGTTTATTGCTATTTTTGAAGGCATGGAAGACAACCCTTACATGCAAGAACGTGCAGCAGACATCCGTGACGTAACCAAACGTGTCTTGGCACACTTGCTTGGCGTTCGTTTGCCAAACCCTGCTACCATCTCAGAAGAATCAATCGTTATTGCTCATGACTTGACACCTTCTGATACAGCACAATTGAACAAGAAGTATGTAAAAGCCTTTGTAACCAACATTGGCGGCCGTACTAGCCACTCTGCTATCATGGCCCGCACCCTTGAAATCGCTGCTGTACTTGGTACCAATAATATTACGGAAATCGTTAAAGATGGTGATGTCCTTGCTGTTAACGGTATCACAGGTGATGTGATTATCCACCCTACTGAAGAACAAATCGCAGAATTCAAGGCAGCTGGTGAAGCCTATGCGAAGCAAAAAGCTGAATGGGCGCTTTTGAAAGATGCTCAAACAGTAACAGCTGATGGCAAGCACTTTGAGTTGGCAGCCAACATCGGTACACCGAAGGACGTTGAAGGTGTAAACGATAATGGCGCTGAAGCGGTTGGTCTTTACCGTACAGAGTTCCTCTACATGGATTCTCAAGACTTCCCAACAGAAGATGAGCAGTATGAAGCTTACAAGGCAGTACTTGAAGGTATGAACGGTAAGCCAGTAGTGGTTCGTACCATGGACATCGGTGGAGATAAGGAACTTCCTTACTTTGACCTTCCACATGAAATGAACCCATTCCTTGGTTTCCGCGCCCTTCGTATCTCTATCTCTGAGACTGGTAACCAAATGTTCCGTACTCAGTTGCGTGCCCTTCTTCGCTCATCTGTACATGGTAAACTTCGTATCATGTTCCCAATGGTTGCCCTCTTGACGGAATTCCGTGCAGCAAAAGCAATCTTGGAAGAAGAAAAAGCTAAGCTCTTGGCTGAAGGCGTAGCGGTGGCTGATGATATCCAAGTGGGTATCATGATTGAAATCCCTGCTGCAGCAATGCTTGCGGACCAATTTGCTAAGGAAGTTGATTTCTTCTCAATTGGTACAAACGACCTTATCCAGTACACCATGGCAGCTGACCGTATGAACGAGCAAGTTTCCTACCTCTACCAGCCGTACAACCCATCTATCCTTCGCTTGATTAACAACGTTATCAAGGCTGCTCACGCAGAAGGTAAGTGGGCTGGTATGTGTGGTGAGATGGCAGGTGACCAACAAGCTGTTCCACTCCTTGTGGGTATGGGCTTGGATGAGTTCTCTATGAGTGCAACTTCTGTCCTTCGGACACGCAGCCTCATGAAGACTCTTGATACTGCTAAGATGCAAGAATATGCTCACCGTGCATTGACAGAATGTGCGACAGCAGAAGAAGTTCTTGAATTGCAAAAAGAGTATGTATCTTTTGATTAA
- a CDS encoding phosphocarrier protein HPr, which yields MASKDFHIVAETGIHARPATLLVQTASKFASDITLNYKDKSVNLKSIMGVMSLGVGQGADVTITAEGADADDAIAAITETMEKEGLA from the coding sequence ATGGCTTCAAAAGATTTCCACATTGTGGCAGAAACAGGTATCCACGCACGTCCAGCAACTTTGCTTGTGCAAACAGCTAGCAAGTTCGCTTCAGATATCACTTTGAACTACAAGGACAAATCAGTAAACCTTAAGTCTATTATGGGTGTTATGAGTCTTGGTGTTGGTCAAGGTGCTGATGTAACCATCACTGCTGAAGGTGCAGATGCTGACGATGCAATCGCAGCAATCACTGAAACAATGGAAAAAGAAGGATTGGCGTAA
- the icd gene encoding NADP-dependent isocitrate dehydrogenase, with protein MSEKIRMINGQLQVPAEPIIPYIEGDGVGQDIWKSTQTIIDAAVEKVYAGKRRIKWQEVLAGEKAYATTGTSLPKETLETIKSHLVAIKGPLGTPVGEGHRSLNVALRQELDLYACVRPIRYFKGVPSPLKEPEKTDMTIFRENTEDIYAGIEWEMGTREVKQVIDFLENTMQVKKIRFPHSSSIGIKPISKEGSQRLIRAAIDYALEKNLKRVTLVHKGNIQKFTEGGFRKWGYELAEHEYADALHDGRLEINDIIADNFLQQILLAPEKFDVVALTNLNGDYASDALAAQVGGIGIAPGANINYQTGHAVFEATHGTAPDIAGQNKANPCSLILSACMMLDYIGWQEVSAALITALEKTIQSGQVTGDFATSMGVEALTTSQFARKILEKL; from the coding sequence ATGTCAGAAAAAATTAGGATGATAAATGGACAATTGCAGGTTCCAGCTGAGCCAATCATTCCTTACATTGAAGGAGATGGTGTAGGTCAGGATATATGGAAGAGTACTCAGACCATAATCGATGCTGCGGTTGAAAAAGTGTATGCAGGAAAGCGTCGAATCAAATGGCAGGAAGTTTTGGCGGGTGAAAAAGCGTATGCGACAACAGGTACTTCGCTGCCAAAGGAAACATTAGAAACCATCAAAAGCCATCTAGTTGCCATCAAGGGTCCTCTTGGAACACCAGTTGGTGAGGGACATCGTTCGCTCAATGTGGCCCTGCGACAGGAACTTGACCTGTATGCCTGTGTACGCCCTATTCGTTATTTCAAAGGAGTACCCAGTCCTTTAAAAGAGCCTGAAAAGACAGATATGACCATCTTCAGGGAAAATACAGAGGATATTTATGCTGGCATTGAGTGGGAGATGGGAACAAGAGAGGTCAAGCAGGTCATTGACTTTTTAGAAAACACCATGCAGGTCAAAAAGATTCGTTTTCCACATAGCTCTAGCATAGGAATTAAGCCGATTTCCAAGGAAGGCAGCCAGCGCCTGATTCGGGCTGCAATTGACTACGCTTTGGAGAAAAATCTCAAACGCGTAACCCTTGTTCACAAGGGGAATATTCAAAAATTCACCGAAGGCGGTTTCCGAAAGTGGGGCTATGAACTGGCTGAACATGAATATGCGGATGCTCTACATGACGGCCGCTTGGAAATCAACGATATTATCGCAGATAATTTTCTTCAGCAGATCTTGCTGGCTCCTGAGAAGTTTGATGTGGTTGCTCTGACCAATTTAAATGGTGACTATGCTAGCGATGCGCTAGCAGCTCAGGTGGGTGGGATTGGGATTGCCCCAGGGGCCAATATCAACTACCAAACTGGCCATGCTGTCTTTGAAGCGACCCACGGAACTGCCCCTGATATTGCCGGTCAGAACAAGGCAAACCCATGTTCCTTGATTTTATCAGCTTGCATGATGTTAGACTATATCGGTTGGCAGGAAGTGTCAGCAGCCCTTATTACTGCTTTGGAGAAGACTATCCAATCAGGCCAGGTAACCGGCGATTTTGCCACAAGTATGGGAGTAGAAGCTCTAACCACCAGTCAATTTGCAAGAAAAATTCTTGAAAAATTGTAA
- a CDS encoding citrate synthase, protein MLDAMGLKDTIACDTRICAIENDALSYAGYDMSELMDNNASFEEVIYLLWNLHLPTQVELNHFEKSLRSEYAISDAVEQCILIQSRKHLHPMSVLRSTVSLLGVYNVHAEENTLEALYDQSIQIMAKVPTIIAAFARLRQGLTPIEPREDLGFAANFLYMLKGQEPSELEVKAFNRALVLHADHELNASTFAARVTASTLADLYSCVTTAIGTLKGSLHGGANERVFDMLLAIRESGDTEAYLQQKLDSKEKIMGFGHRVYKTVDPREKYLKEMAKDLTEGGEDADFFRLSEEVEDFIRNKKGLIPNVDFYSATVYHVLGIDSDIFTLIFAMSRMAGWIAHVQEQKKNNKLIRPRSQYKGLTNLTYIPIGKR, encoded by the coding sequence ATGTTAGATGCAATGGGTTTGAAAGATACGATTGCTTGTGATACACGTATTTGTGCAATCGAAAATGATGCCTTGTCTTATGCAGGCTACGACATGTCGGAGTTGATGGACAACAACGCTTCTTTTGAGGAGGTTATCTATCTCCTCTGGAATTTACACTTGCCTACTCAGGTTGAACTCAATCATTTTGAAAAAAGCTTGCGCTCAGAGTATGCGATTTCGGATGCAGTAGAGCAATGTATTTTGATTCAATCACGCAAACACCTACATCCGATGAGTGTCTTGCGTTCAACCGTATCACTCTTGGGAGTTTACAATGTTCATGCAGAAGAAAACACCCTGGAGGCACTCTATGATCAATCTATCCAAATCATGGCTAAAGTACCGACTATTATCGCGGCTTTTGCGCGACTGCGCCAAGGATTAACACCGATTGAACCTAGGGAAGATTTGGGATTTGCAGCCAATTTTCTTTATATGCTCAAGGGGCAAGAGCCGAGCGAGCTAGAAGTTAAAGCCTTCAACAGGGCTTTGGTTCTACACGCAGATCATGAGCTGAATGCCTCAACTTTTGCGGCGCGAGTAACAGCTTCAACCTTGGCTGACCTCTATTCCTGTGTGACCACGGCCATTGGTACCCTCAAGGGTTCGCTTCATGGTGGGGCAAACGAGCGCGTCTTCGATATGCTTTTAGCCATCCGTGAAAGCGGAGATACAGAGGCTTATTTGCAGCAGAAACTTGATTCCAAGGAAAAAATTATGGGCTTTGGCCACCGCGTTTACAAGACGGTTGACCCTAGGGAAAAATACCTGAAAGAAATGGCGAAAGATCTGACAGAAGGAGGAGAAGATGCGGATTTCTTTAGACTTTCAGAAGAAGTTGAAGACTTCATTCGCAATAAAAAAGGCTTGATACCCAATGTAGATTTTTACTCTGCGACAGTCTATCATGTCCTAGGTATTGACAGCGACATCTTTACCTTGATTTTCGCCATGAGTCGAATGGCAGGCTGGATTGCCCATGTGCAGGAGCAAAAGAAAAACAACAAGTTGATTCGTCCTCGTTCTCAATACAAAGGATTGACCAATCTCACATATATCCCGATAGGAAAGAGGTAA